Part of the Quercus robur chromosome 5, dhQueRobu3.1, whole genome shotgun sequence genome, TAACGCTGTGTTTCGAGAGCCAGTTCAACAAGTActagagaagattaagaatgagccgtttttcaaatggccaaacaaaatgGCAGGAGATCCTATGAGACGCAACCAGAACCTttactgccactatcatcaggatcatggaCACACGACTGAGGAATGCAGAAATTTATGGGACCATTTAGACCAGTTAGTCTGAGAAGGGAAGTTaaagcaactcttgcatcattccagtggtcGGGTAAGCCAAGCAGGCTCCGAGCTTCGGggagatgcttcttcaagactcccCCTTGGCATAATAAACGTTATTTTTGCTACCCTGGGGAGGACTGGATCTTGTCCGTCTAGGGTAATGTCGGTATCTTGTTCTCAAGCCGAGGAGTCTAGCACAATGTCTAAGAGAGCCAAGTTGAGCATCTCGTTAGTGTTCGGTTTTTCAGATGAGGACCAGattggaaccatacagccccatgatgatgctcttgTGGTAACTCTGAGAATTGGTGGGTATGATGTaaaaagggtgatgattgacCAAGACAGTGCTGCTGACATAATGTACCCTGAATTGTATAGGGGGTTAAATTTGAAACCTGAGAACTTGACGGCCTATAGTTCTCCTCTAGTGAGTTTTGAGGGAAAATTAGTCGTTCCTAAAGGTCAGATCAGATTACCTGTACAGACTGGTacggatgtggtggaggtggacttcattaTCGTAGATGTTTTCTCTCCATATACGGCCATTATGggtagaccttggcttcatacctTGGGGGCCGTCTCCTCTACTCTACACCAGAAGATGAAGTACCCATCTGGAGACCGGGTTTTGGAGATAGTAGGAAATCAAATTGCTATCCAACAATGCTTGGTAGCGGCTATCCAACATCGACTTGAGGTGGAGACCTCAGCCACCGCTGATAATAATTTATAGCAATCAGAAACCGCGACGTTACCCTTCAACGGACCAGCCGATGAGGCGAAATGTGAAGATCTAGAGAGGATAATCGTTGGTCATGATCCGGAGAAATTCTTTCAAGTTAGGGCTAAACTGCCTTTGTAGGAGAAAAAGCAA contains:
- the LOC126728647 gene encoding uncharacterized protein LOC126728647; this translates as MSKRAKLSISLVFGFSDEDQIGTIQPHDDALVVTLRIGGYDVKRVMIDQDSAADIMYPELYRGLNLKPENLTAYSSPLVSFEGKLVVPKGQIRLPVQTGTDVVEVDFIIVDVFSPYTAIMGRPWLHTLGAVSSTLHQKMKYPSGDRVLEIVGNQIAIQQCLVAAIQHRLEVETSATADNNL